Proteins encoded together in one Leptospira semungkisensis window:
- a CDS encoding PAS domain-containing protein, whose protein sequence is MRIEVLYKFFLYTPASHLPVWEEGSGLLGLLPKERVLMELADLSSAEREFSKIPEDFLIREIPETVLGYFQKQRTIPVISSSGEKYEDWDKPRFLAELSRSSWVAKETEKSEPSPEKTEEDKAKQSQWFMEVLLQNFPDGLLATDLDGHTVFYNESFEKEILVRKWFRDSILQAEKLLKEMSKDLLGNYLKTHELRLEEGRLSVQTFIPELDSLVRVSILKQKGKPLGYLYHFSPASAKLNSQDGEGMEFPSVTEAFNQKLPLETVLKEVEGSYIYHTLKRNQENVSHAALDLGVPRTTLQNRIKFLDLTNKFKLNKDQPIPRKKTGKPSPPKKQAPVQTKPAVIEKPKASPKKKQSSPKKKSSSKKRTKQK, encoded by the coding sequence ATGAGAATCGAAGTTTTATATAAATTCTTCCTATACACGCCTGCCAGTCATCTACCCGTTTGGGAAGAAGGAAGCGGATTATTGGGACTTCTTCCTAAGGAAAGAGTTCTAATGGAACTTGCCGACTTAAGCTCTGCAGAAAGAGAGTTTAGCAAGATCCCAGAAGATTTCCTGATCCGAGAAATTCCAGAGACTGTGCTCGGATACTTCCAGAAACAAAGAACCATTCCTGTTATTAGTTCCTCTGGAGAAAAATACGAAGACTGGGACAAACCTAGATTCTTAGCGGAACTTAGTAGATCCTCTTGGGTAGCAAAAGAAACCGAGAAGTCGGAACCTTCTCCTGAAAAGACAGAAGAAGATAAGGCAAAGCAAAGCCAATGGTTTATGGAAGTTCTTTTGCAGAACTTCCCAGATGGGCTTTTGGCCACGGATCTAGACGGACATACCGTGTTCTATAATGAAAGCTTCGAAAAAGAGATCCTAGTTCGCAAATGGTTCAGAGATAGTATTCTCCAGGCCGAAAAATTGCTGAAGGAAATGTCCAAAGACCTATTGGGCAATTATCTAAAGACCCATGAGCTCAGATTGGAAGAAGGAAGACTTTCGGTTCAAACATTCATTCCTGAATTGGATTCCTTAGTTCGAGTCTCTATACTGAAGCAAAAAGGAAAACCTCTTGGATACTTGTATCATTTCTCGCCTGCTTCTGCAAAATTAAATAGCCAGGATGGAGAAGGGATGGAGTTCCCATCCGTAACCGAGGCATTCAATCAAAAACTTCCTTTAGAAACAGTGTTGAAAGAAGTAGAAGGGAGTTATATCTATCATACTCTGAAGCGAAACCAGGAAAATGTCTCCCATGCCGCCCTGGATCTGGGAGTTCCCAGAACTACCTTGCAGAATAGAATTAAATTCTTGGACCTTACCAATAAGTTTAAACTGAACAAGGACCAACCAATCCCCAGAAAGAAGACCGGAAAACCTTCCCCACCTAAAAAACAGGCTCCCGTCCAAACCAAACCTGCGGTTATAGAAAAGCCGAAGGCTTCCCCCAAGAAAAAGCAAAGTAGTCCAAAGAAAAAATCTTCGTCTAAAAAAAGGACAAAGCAAAAATAA